In one window of Dokdonia sp. PRO95 DNA:
- a CDS encoding amidohydrolase family protein has protein sequence MKYCLFLLLVLITSFMLSGQETLLHCGKLIDTNNGKVLTEQTVSILGNSIIKVEKGYASAKSGQTIIDLKSKTVMPGFIDMHVHVESETNPKKYLETFTKNEADVAFTAAEIAERTLMAGFTTVRDLGGSGVNVSLRNAINKGTTRGPRIFTAEKAIGTTGGHADPTNGFKKVNMGDPGPAEGVINSVDDARKAVRQRYKNGADLIKITATGGVLSVSKNGDNPQFRQEEVDEIVRTAKEYGMHVAAHAHGKEGMQRAIKAGVQTIEHGSFMDEETVKLMIQHGTYLVPTLSAGKYVAAKAKIKGYYPDIIIPKIEKVDATLKKTFTMVAQSGVNIAFGTDAGVFPHGENAKEFRYMTEYGWSPMFAIQSATITNGKLLDMEGQLGVIAAGYLADIVATDNDPTQDITTTERVSFIMKNGIVYKQ, from the coding sequence ATGAAATACTGCCTCTTTCTACTACTTGTCCTCATTACAAGTTTTATGCTCTCCGGTCAAGAAACGCTTCTCCATTGCGGGAAACTTATTGACACTAACAATGGAAAAGTTTTAACCGAACAAACAGTAAGCATTTTAGGCAATAGCATTATAAAAGTTGAGAAAGGTTACGCTTCCGCGAAAAGTGGCCAGACCATTATTGATCTTAAGTCAAAAACAGTGATGCCTGGCTTTATAGACATGCATGTGCACGTCGAGAGTGAGACCAACCCAAAGAAGTATTTGGAAACCTTCACTAAAAATGAAGCAGACGTAGCTTTTACTGCTGCCGAAATTGCAGAGAGAACACTCATGGCAGGATTTACTACTGTACGAGATCTAGGAGGAAGCGGTGTAAATGTATCTTTAAGAAATGCTATAAATAAGGGCACAACGAGAGGTCCACGCATCTTTACTGCCGAAAAGGCTATAGGAACCACTGGAGGTCATGCAGATCCCACAAATGGATTTAAAAAGGTTAATATGGGTGATCCTGGTCCGGCCGAAGGAGTTATTAATAGTGTAGACGATGCTAGAAAAGCAGTAAGACAACGCTATAAAAATGGCGCCGACTTAATAAAGATTACCGCAACTGGTGGAGTACTTAGCGTGAGTAAGAACGGAGACAACCCACAGTTTCGCCAAGAGGAGGTAGATGAGATTGTGCGCACCGCCAAAGAATATGGGATGCACGTCGCTGCGCATGCCCACGGAAAAGAAGGTATGCAACGCGCTATTAAAGCAGGTGTACAGACTATAGAACACGGCTCCTTTATGGATGAAGAAACCGTAAAACTCATGATACAACATGGGACCTATCTAGTGCCTACCCTATCTGCAGGAAAATATGTTGCAGCTAAGGCAAAAATAAAAGGATACTATCCAGACATTATTATTCCTAAGATTGAAAAAGTAGACGCTACACTTAAAAAGACATTTACCATGGTTGCACAATCTGGAGTAAACATAGCCTTTGGAACAGATGCCGGAGTATTTCCTCATGGAGAGAATGCAAAAGAGTTTCGCTACATGACAGAATATGGGTGGTCACCTATGTTTGCTATTCAATCTGCTACCATTACTAACGGTAAGCTATTGGATATGGAAGGACAACTAGGCGTAATTGCTGCTGGATATCTTGCAGACATTGTTGCAACAGATAATGACCCTACACAAGACATCACAACAACAGAGCGTGTTTCATTTATCATGAAAAACGGTATTGTATATAAGCAGTAA
- a CDS encoding DegT/DnrJ/EryC1/StrS family aminotransferase — translation MKKIQMVDLKGQYAQIKDRVDSSIMEVIENTAFVNGPEVHAFQKELEEYLGVRNVIPCANGTDALQIAMMGLGLEQGDEVITADFTFAATVEVIALLKLTPVLVDVDPVNFNIDIEAIKKAITPKTKAIVPVHLFGMAANMDAIMDLAKEHNLYVIEDNAQGIGSTFTGRDGQKVKTGGIGHVGTTSFFPSKNLGCYGDGGAIFTNDDELAHTIRGIVNHGMYERYHHDVVGVNSRLDSIQAAVLRAKLPHLDSYNKARRDAARKYTAAFTNETKIITPFICDSCDCHVFHQYTLRVKDTDRDALVKHLNENGIPCGVYYPIPLHSQKAYKDTRYNEADFPVTNAIVKDCISLPMHTELEDDQIAFITKTVIDFVNK, via the coding sequence ATGAAAAAAATACAAATGGTCGACCTTAAAGGTCAATATGCACAGATTAAAGACCGTGTTGATAGCTCAATCATGGAGGTGATTGAAAACACCGCTTTTGTAAACGGACCAGAAGTGCACGCTTTTCAAAAAGAACTAGAGGAATACCTAGGAGTAAGAAATGTTATTCCATGTGCAAATGGTACAGATGCTTTGCAAATTGCTATGATGGGCCTAGGTCTAGAACAAGGTGATGAAGTAATCACTGCAGATTTTACATTTGCCGCTACAGTAGAGGTTATTGCGCTATTAAAATTGACTCCAGTACTAGTAGATGTTGACCCAGTAAACTTTAATATCGATATTGAAGCAATAAAAAAGGCTATTACTCCAAAAACTAAAGCAATTGTACCTGTGCATCTTTTTGGAATGGCAGCAAATATGGATGCCATTATGGATCTTGCTAAGGAGCACAATCTTTATGTAATAGAGGATAATGCACAAGGAATAGGATCTACATTTACTGGTCGTGACGGACAGAAAGTTAAAACCGGTGGTATAGGTCACGTAGGTACTACTTCTTTCTTTCCATCTAAAAATCTAGGATGCTACGGTGATGGTGGTGCTATTTTTACAAATGATGATGAGCTAGCTCACACCATTAGAGGAATAGTAAATCATGGTATGTATGAACGTTATCACCACGACGTAGTAGGTGTTAATAGTAGGCTAGACTCTATACAGGCTGCCGTACTAAGAGCAAAATTACCTCACTTAGACAGTTATAATAAAGCTAGAAGAGATGCTGCACGTAAATACACTGCCGCTTTTACAAATGAGACTAAAATTATAACTCCATTTATATGTGATAGCTGTGATTGCCATGTTTTTCACCAGTACACACTTAGGGTAAAGGATACAGATCGTGATGCGCTAGTAAAACACCTTAATGAAAATGGCATCCCTTGTGGAGTCTACTACCCAATACCATTACATAGCCAGAAAGCTTATAAAGACACTCGCTATAATGAGGCAGACTTCCCAGTGACTAATGCTATTGTGAAGGATTGTATCTCCTTACCTATGCACACAGAACTAGAGGATGACCAAATTGCATTTATAACTAAAACTGTTATTGATTTTGTAAATAAGTAA
- a CDS encoding glycosyltransferase N-terminal domain-containing protein, giving the protein MHKLYSLLITLIQALIPVAGFFNAKLKKSIVGRKHTLKILKKELIAGKPTIWIHAASLGEYEQGVPVLEELKKKYPEHQMVISFFSPSGYEIKKNNAFAKATVYLPFDTPKNVTKFLDIVSPEMAFFVKYEFWPNYLSELQRRKIRTFLISGVFRESQPFFKPYGKWMTASLKSFEHFFLQNEDSATALQKLGFENFSVSGDTRYDRVSHQIEMNNTLDFVHTFKNDKMCVVCGSTWAEDDDVIINYINKNEGAAKFIIAPHEIKPEKIALLASSIKSRVMLYSQMNAASLASYDVLIIDTIGLLTKIYSYADIAYVGGAMGTTGLHNILEPATFGVPIITGGNFDKFPEAKKLQQLAGLYAVTNQAEFDERLSKLIVDETFRAQTGMIAGHFINSNTGATKAIIDYLNN; this is encoded by the coding sequence ATGCATAAATTGTATTCTCTTTTAATTACGCTTATTCAAGCTCTAATTCCAGTAGCTGGTTTTTTTAATGCAAAGCTTAAGAAGTCGATAGTAGGACGTAAGCACACCTTAAAAATTTTAAAAAAAGAACTCATCGCTGGCAAGCCTACTATCTGGATACATGCAGCTTCTTTAGGAGAATACGAGCAAGGAGTGCCTGTTCTTGAGGAGTTAAAAAAGAAGTATCCCGAGCACCAGATGGTCATTAGCTTTTTCTCCCCTTCTGGCTATGAGATTAAAAAAAATAACGCTTTCGCGAAAGCTACCGTTTACCTACCATTTGACACTCCTAAGAACGTCACTAAGTTCTTAGACATAGTATCTCCAGAAATGGCGTTTTTTGTGAAATATGAATTCTGGCCTAACTATTTAAGCGAACTCCAACGCCGAAAGATTCGCACGTTTTTAATTTCAGGGGTGTTTAGGGAAAGTCAGCCATTTTTTAAACCTTATGGAAAGTGGATGACAGCATCTCTCAAAAGTTTTGAGCACTTTTTTCTGCAAAACGAAGATTCTGCAACTGCATTACAGAAGTTAGGATTTGAAAATTTTAGCGTAAGCGGAGACACTAGATATGATAGAGTAAGTCATCAAATCGAAATGAATAACACTTTAGATTTTGTTCATACTTTTAAGAATGACAAAATGTGCGTAGTGTGCGGAAGTACTTGGGCAGAAGATGATGATGTGATTATAAATTACATCAACAAGAATGAAGGAGCAGCAAAATTTATCATAGCACCACATGAAATTAAGCCTGAGAAAATTGCGTTGCTAGCCTCAAGTATTAAGAGTAGGGTTATGCTATACTCTCAAATGAATGCAGCGTCACTAGCGTCTTACGACGTATTGATTATAGATACTATAGGTCTTCTTACTAAAATATATAGCTATGCAGATATTGCTTACGTAGGTGGAGCGATGGGAACTACGGGACTACATAATATTCTCGAGCCAGCAACCTTTGGTGTGCCTATAATTACTGGAGGCAATTTTGATAAGTTTCCCGAAGCAAAAAAACTACAGCAACTCGCAGGACTTTATGCCGTAACCAATCAAGCCGAATTTGATGAGCGTCTATCCAAGTTAATCGTAGATGAAACATTTAGAGCGCAAACAGGGATGATAGCGGGACACTTTATTAATAGTAATACCGGTGCCACAAAAGCTATTATTGACTACTTGAATAATTAG
- a CDS encoding DUF2461 domain-containing protein, with translation MNFRDTYNFLERLQQNNTKEWMDTHRSEYHHIRDNHIKWLNHLNDKLAQFDPEYFDTPGKKAINRINNNLMFHPNKPIYKDHIGAGLDQKTKQGDFYIEIGLNQNLLAGGFWRPKKEILQSIREAIDYNGEELKAMINKPSFIKTFGGLWEDDKLKTAPKGFSKDHPHIDLLRNKTFAVEVTLSQEQVLADDFEKTIVSVYKEMLPFRRYLREAVSIVT, from the coding sequence ATGAATTTTAGAGACACTTACAATTTCTTAGAACGACTACAACAGAACAACACAAAAGAGTGGATGGATACTCATAGAAGTGAATATCATCATATACGAGACAATCACATCAAATGGCTCAATCACCTTAACGATAAACTCGCCCAATTTGATCCTGAGTATTTTGATACTCCAGGTAAAAAAGCGATTAATCGTATTAATAACAATTTGATGTTTCATCCAAACAAGCCTATTTACAAAGACCACATAGGCGCAGGACTAGATCAGAAAACAAAACAAGGAGATTTTTATATTGAAATTGGCCTCAATCAAAACTTACTAGCAGGAGGCTTTTGGAGACCTAAGAAAGAGATACTACAAAGTATCCGAGAAGCTATAGACTATAATGGTGAGGAGTTAAAAGCTATGATCAACAAGCCTAGTTTTATAAAAACCTTTGGTGGTTTATGGGAAGATGACAAACTTAAAACAGCTCCAAAAGGATTTTCTAAAGATCACCCACACATAGATTTATTAAGAAACAAAACATTTGCAGTAGAAGTAACACTCTCACAAGAACAAGTACTAGCAGACGACTTTGAGAAAACAATTGTTTCTGTCTATAAAGAGATGCTCCCCTTTAGAAGATACTTAAGAGAGGCTGTATCTATAGTAACTTAG